The DNA window GTTAATAATTCCTAACGTGGTGGAACCCAGAGGGTTCTTGAACGATCTGTAGAATACATGTTCTGCGTTTACGCAAGTTTATGGTTGTATTACGGGAGTCTTGTGTTTTGATGACATGATGGACCACCTTAGACTTGGGAAGGAAGGGACTTCATACTGAGCGCTGCTATATGTGTAATAAGTTGTTGATGGATCGTTTGGGCGGTATCGTCGGGGGTTGGTATTAGTGGTTGTCCAAAATGAAAAGACATGACCGGGAGTACGCCAAAACGTCCTTTTTTTGCGATGGGAAATCGGATACCAACAGGCAGTATGGGTATGTTGTGGAGAATGGCTAATCTTGCAGTGCCATTCCTAAAGTCACGCAAGGAAGTCAGATTGCCATGTGCCACACCCTCCGGAAAAATACCTACATTCTTGCCCGTGGATAGATAGTCGGAGGCCAAAGCCCAACCG is part of the Bacteroidetes Order II. bacterium genome and encodes:
- a CDS encoding 1-acyl-sn-glycerol-3-phosphate acyltransferase — protein: MSSPYIVTANHTCYIEAIIFPVLIMFLRGGERIHFMADWSFLLNPFARPFFKLGQIIPVLNKPARPAFLNRFKHLVVGNKNGWALASDYLSTGKNVGIFPEGVAHGNLTSLRDFRNGTARLAILHNIPILPVGIRFPIAKKGRFGVLPVMSFHFGQPLIPTPDDTAQTIHQQLITHIAALSMKSLPSQV